One region of Epilithonimonas zeae genomic DNA includes:
- the ftsY gene encoding signal recognition particle-docking protein FtsY produces MSWFKKIFKKEDKETLDKGLEKSSQGFFDKISRAVVGKNTVDDEVLDDLEEVLIASDVGAETTIKIIKRIEDRVARDKYVNVSELDNILREEITGLLLDNPHLDTDNIDTSKKPYVIMVVGVNGVGKTTTIGKLAHQFKSQGLKVVLGAADTFRAAAVDQLVIWSERVGVPIVKQEMGSDPASVAFDTVQSAVAQNADVVIIDTAGRLHNKINLMNELSKIKRVMQKVLPDAPHEVLLVLDGSTGQNAFEQAKQFTAATEVTALAVTKLDGTAKGGVVIGISDQFQIPVKYIGVGEKIQDLQIFNGMEFVNSFFKKR; encoded by the coding sequence ATGAGTTGGTTTAAAAAAATATTCAAAAAAGAAGATAAAGAAACGCTTGACAAAGGTTTGGAAAAATCGAGCCAAGGTTTTTTCGATAAAATTTCCAGAGCTGTTGTTGGTAAAAACACAGTAGATGATGAAGTTCTGGATGATTTGGAAGAAGTACTTATCGCATCGGATGTTGGTGCTGAAACTACAATCAAAATCATCAAAAGAATAGAAGACCGCGTTGCAAGAGACAAATACGTTAATGTAAGTGAATTGGACAATATTCTTCGTGAAGAAATCACAGGTCTTCTTTTGGACAATCCTCATTTGGACACAGACAACATCGACACCAGTAAGAAACCTTATGTGATAATGGTTGTTGGCGTGAATGGTGTTGGAAAAACTACAACTATTGGAAAACTGGCTCATCAATTCAAATCTCAAGGGTTGAAAGTAGTTCTGGGCGCTGCCGATACTTTCCGTGCTGCAGCGGTTGACCAATTGGTAATCTGGAGTGAGAGAGTTGGCGTTCCGATTGTAAAACAAGAGATGGGATCCGATCCTGCTTCTGTTGCTTTTGATACCGTTCAGTCCGCGGTTGCTCAAAATGCAGATGTTGTAATAATAGATACTGCAGGAAGATTACATAATAAAATCAATCTAATGAACGAACTTTCTAAAATAAAACGTGTGATGCAAAAGGTACTTCCTGATGCACCTCACGAAGTTTTATTGGTTTTAGATGGTTCTACAGGTCAGAATGCTTTTGAGCAGGCAAAACAATTTACGGCAGCTACAGAAGTAACAGCTTTGGCGGTAACAAAACTAGACGGAACAGCTAAAGGTGGCGTTGTAATAGGTATATCAGACCAGTTTCAGATTCCAGTGAAATATATTGGTGTAGGGGAAAAAATCCAGGATCTTCAGATTTTTAATGGTATGGAATTTGTAAATTCGTTCTTCAAAAAGAGATAA
- a CDS encoding reprolysin-like metallopeptidase: MKKIFTTLFSLGLITGVYAQWSPASMKGEKLRDTKVTNYYSLDLDAIRSQLVNAQETGKNSKAVIINLPTLDGKIERFAVYSLPVVDKAMADRYQLGSYTGVKVDDPTVYVRFSISPYDLQGMMFRNGQYEFIEPQNKEKTVYGVFPKTNKPTEGKAFECKTSESFLSKKQMDALSKSTDFTHSVTEFNKASDKKYRTYRLAISVTGEYTQYFGGVPQAAAAINATMTRVNGVFEKDFAIHLNVLDLPQLIYTDPNTDPYSPASSGASGAWNLEIQQTLTSVIGNAAYDIGHLFGRSGGGGSAGDVGNVCRNPSSNSDEEAKGSAFTSPGSGGPEGDNFDIDYVAHEMGHQFGADHTFSHGIHSAPNNTAHMEPGSGSTIMGYAGITSYDVQAHSDAYFHVRSIEQVQTYVNGQNCDVSTAITNNPPVVATLINRTIPKGTAFVLTASATDAENDPITYTWEEYDRSTSAVTSVTGNNTAGPKFRSLTGSALPYRYFPKLSSVLNGTLSSASDWEAVSNVARTMNFRVLVRDNNPDVKQQQTQIGSQTITVGNDGPFKVTATKVYNNAPGAFTWDVANTAAAPYSVSNVKIDYTTDNGANWTVLSASTANDGTENISFAGIPTNSVVTVRVSAIDNVFYAVGKVTVSAMVNCDGTAPAGLAASSITQTGAKIDWDAVANATYILRYKKAADTNWTEVNNLTTNTYTISGLTLNTAYNVSVATICSGTVGTYATADFSTKGIEYCTAGATSTSFEKLSNVTFAGINNNSTSTTGYEDFTTVTGNVNAGQSYTFSSSFTGTSYADDQVLVWIDFNQDGDFTDAGEQVLVTSKKTSPWTGNITIPATALAGKTRMRVRLQDSSISPNATPCGTSTYGQVEDYSLNIAQSLAVTDVKKNNISVYPNPATDVINISNVSSKTKFEIYSVGGQLVNQGTTDGKVNVSKLTKGVYILTIESNGEKSQSKFIKN; the protein is encoded by the coding sequence ATGAAGAAAATCTTTACTACTCTTTTTTCATTGGGTTTGATTACAGGTGTATATGCACAGTGGAGTCCTGCATCTATGAAAGGAGAAAAGTTGCGCGACACAAAGGTAACTAACTATTATTCATTAGATCTTGATGCTATAAGATCTCAGTTGGTAAATGCTCAGGAAACAGGAAAAAACAGCAAGGCAGTCATTATCAATTTACCAACCCTAGATGGTAAGATTGAAAGGTTTGCAGTTTATAGCTTACCTGTTGTTGACAAAGCTATGGCTGACCGTTATCAATTAGGCTCCTATACTGGTGTTAAAGTAGATGATCCTACGGTTTATGTGAGATTCAGTATTTCTCCTTATGATTTGCAGGGGATGATGTTCAGAAATGGACAATATGAGTTCATCGAGCCACAAAACAAAGAAAAAACGGTTTACGGTGTTTTTCCAAAAACTAACAAACCGACAGAGGGAAAGGCTTTTGAATGTAAGACATCAGAATCTTTCCTTAGTAAAAAGCAAATGGATGCTTTATCCAAATCAACAGATTTCACACATAGTGTTACCGAGTTCAATAAAGCTAGTGATAAAAAATACAGAACTTACAGATTAGCTATTTCTGTAACGGGAGAATACACACAGTATTTCGGAGGAGTTCCTCAAGCTGCTGCAGCAATCAATGCTACGATGACCAGGGTAAATGGTGTTTTCGAAAAGGACTTTGCTATTCATTTGAATGTTCTTGATCTTCCTCAATTAATTTATACCGACCCAAACACAGATCCATATTCACCGGCTTCTTCGGGAGCATCAGGAGCATGGAATCTTGAGATCCAGCAAACTTTAACTTCTGTTATCGGAAATGCTGCTTACGATATCGGTCACTTATTCGGAAGATCTGGTGGCGGTGGTAGCGCAGGTGATGTTGGCAATGTTTGTAGAAATCCATCCAGTAATTCTGATGAAGAAGCTAAAGGATCAGCATTCACTTCCCCTGGATCAGGTGGACCAGAAGGCGATAATTTCGATATTGATTATGTAGCACACGAGATGGGTCACCAATTTGGAGCTGATCATACTTTCTCACACGGCATCCATTCTGCACCAAATAATACTGCTCATATGGAGCCTGGTTCCGGATCTACAATTATGGGTTATGCAGGAATTACATCTTACGACGTACAAGCCCATTCAGACGCTTACTTCCACGTAAGAAGTATAGAACAAGTTCAAACTTATGTGAATGGTCAAAACTGTGATGTAAGTACAGCTATCACAAACAATCCGCCAGTTGTTGCTACATTAATAAACAGAACAATTCCAAAAGGAACTGCTTTTGTTTTAACAGCTTCAGCAACAGATGCAGAAAACGATCCTATTACTTACACTTGGGAAGAATATGACAGATCCACATCTGCAGTGACATCCGTTACAGGAAACAATACCGCTGGTCCAAAGTTCAGATCTTTAACAGGTTCTGCATTGCCTTATAGATATTTCCCTAAATTAAGCAGTGTCTTGAACGGTACTTTATCCAGCGCATCAGATTGGGAAGCTGTTTCTAACGTAGCAAGAACTATGAATTTTAGAGTTCTTGTAAGAGACAATAATCCTGATGTAAAACAGCAACAGACTCAGATTGGTTCACAAACAATTACTGTAGGTAATGACGGACCTTTCAAAGTGACTGCAACAAAAGTTTACAACAATGCTCCAGGGGCATTTACTTGGGATGTAGCCAACACAGCAGCTGCTCCTTACAGTGTTTCTAATGTTAAAATAGATTATACAACAGATAACGGTGCAAACTGGACTGTTCTATCTGCTTCTACGGCTAATGATGGAACAGAAAACATAAGCTTCGCTGGGATTCCTACAAACTCTGTAGTTACAGTAAGAGTTTCTGCTATTGATAACGTATTCTATGCGGTTGGTAAAGTAACAGTTTCAGCTATGGTAAACTGTGACGGAACAGCACCAGCAGGACTTGCAGCTAGCAGCATTACGCAAACTGGCGCTAAGATCGACTGGGATGCCGTTGCTAATGCAACTTATATCTTGAGATACAAAAAAGCAGCTGACACCAATTGGACAGAGGTAAATAATCTTACAACCAATACTTACACTATTTCTGGACTAACACTTAATACAGCTTATAACGTAAGTGTTGCAACAATCTGCAGCGGAACAGTTGGAACTTATGCAACTGCAGACTTCAGTACAAAAGGAATAGAATATTGTACAGCTGGTGCGACTTCTACAAGTTTTGAAAAGTTATCTAATGTAACTTTTGCAGGCATCAACAACAATTCTACTTCTACTACAGGATATGAAGACTTTACTACTGTTACAGGAAATGTAAATGCGGGACAATCTTATACGTTCTCTTCATCATTTACCGGAACATCATACGCAGATGACCAAGTTTTGGTTTGGATTGATTTTAACCAAGATGGAGACTTTACAGATGCTGGTGAACAAGTTTTGGTAACAAGTAAAAAAACATCACCTTGGACAGGTAATATTACGATTCCTGCAACTGCCTTAGCTGGAAAAACAAGAATGAGAGTTCGTTTACAAGATTCTTCAATCTCACCAAATGCGACTCCTTGTGGTACATCTACTTACGGGCAAGTTGAAGATTATAGTTTAAATATTGCGCAATCATTAGCAGTTACTGATGTTAAGAAAAATAATATCAGCGTTTATCCAAACCCTGCGACAGACGTTATTAACATCTCTAATGTATCTTCTAAAACTAAATTCGAGATCTACTCTGTAGGTGGACAATTGGTAAACCAAGGAACAACAGACGGAAAAGTAAATGTTTCTAAGCTGACAAAAGGTGTTTACATCTTAACTATAGAATCTAACGGAGAGAAATCTCAATCTAAATTCATCAAGAATTAA
- a CDS encoding GlsB/YeaQ/YmgE family stress response membrane protein: protein MGILTWIIFGLIAGAIAKAIHPGNDPGGWVVTIIIGIIGSFLGGAIGTYVLGWGDVDSFWSPRSWLLAIGGSVLLLFLYRMVTKK from the coding sequence ATGGGTATTTTAACTTGGATTATTTTCGGTCTTATTGCCGGAGCAATCGCAAAAGCTATTCATCCAGGAAATGATCCTGGCGGATGGGTTGTAACAATTATTATTGGGATTATAGGCTCATTCCTGGGTGGAGCCATTGGAACTTATGTTCTAGGTTGGGGAGATGTAGATTCTTTCTGGAGTCCTAGAAGTTGGCTATTAGCCATTGGAGGATCTGTTCTTTTACTATTTTTATATAGAATGGTTACCAAGAAATAG
- the coaE gene encoding dephospho-CoA kinase (Dephospho-CoA kinase (CoaE) performs the final step in coenzyme A biosynthesis.): MPKIIGLTGGIGSGKTSVAKLLEEKGFPVYYSDDEAKNIVNKDLALKGKIIELLGKEAYVDGIYNRKYVAEKVFNNSELLEQLNHLIHPAVRIDFESWVTSQNSEFVFKETALLFELKLNQQCYKSLLITADDNLRIKRTMDRDGKTYREVEAVMQKQMPEKEKCKLADYIIYNNSDFESLKVATEAFIDELK, translated from the coding sequence GGAATTGGTTCCGGAAAAACATCGGTCGCAAAATTATTGGAGGAAAAAGGTTTTCCTGTTTATTATTCGGACGATGAGGCGAAAAATATTGTCAACAAAGATTTAGCTTTAAAGGGAAAAATCATTGAGCTTTTGGGTAAAGAAGCTTATGTTGATGGAATTTATAATAGAAAATATGTTGCGGAAAAAGTCTTTAATAATTCTGAACTATTAGAACAATTAAATCATTTGATTCATCCAGCCGTAAGAATTGATTTTGAAAGCTGGGTCACTTCCCAGAATTCTGAATTCGTTTTCAAAGAAACAGCTCTTCTCTTCGAACTGAAATTAAATCAGCAATGTTATAAGTCTCTTTTGATTACGGCAGATGATAATCTCAGAATTAAAAGAACGATGGATAGAGATGGTAAAACTTATCGAGAAGTAGAAGCTGTGATGCAAAAGCAAATGCCTGAAAAAGAGAAATGTAAATTGGCCGATTATATCATTTATAATAACTCTGATTTCGAAAGCCTGAAAGTGGCAACAGAAGCTTTTATAGACGAACTTAAATAA